A section of the Helicobacter jaachi genome encodes:
- the hypD gene encoding hydrogenase formation protein HypD, whose amino-acid sequence MLKSEKKIDLIHNFRDKDVILGFAKKINTLSSQLQAPLCVMEVCGGHTHSIMRYGLQQLLPKNIAFIHGPGCPVCIMPKNRINQAYEIAMQKDVILLTLGDMIKVPGVKGSLSTARAKGADVRFLYSPMQVLDIAKDNPHKRVVYFAIGFETTTPMSAALIERVIESRLTNVFFHINHVLVPPPVRAILDSKQCRVNALIAPSHVSVITGAKIYKDIALQYKIPIVVSGFEPVDIMESLYMIVQQGVNKEANLDIQYKRVVSMEGNLKAQSMVERYFEKRKSFEWRGLGEITESALRLKPAYTHLDAEVVFSSILSTDSIPDNKACRCGDILRGVAKPLDCKVFGKSCTPSNPLGSCMVSSEGACAAYYKYGDVSNL is encoded by the coding sequence ATGCTAAAAAGTGAAAAAAAAATTGATTTAATCCATAATTTTCGCGATAAAGATGTGATTTTAGGCTTTGCCAAAAAAATTAATACCCTCTCCTCACAACTTCAAGCCCCACTATGTGTTATGGAAGTGTGCGGCGGGCATACGCACAGCATTATGCGCTATGGCTTGCAGCAATTATTACCTAAAAATATAGCATTTATACATGGACCGGGCTGCCCTGTGTGCATTATGCCCAAAAATCGCATAAATCAAGCCTATGAGATTGCCATGCAAAAAGATGTGATTTTGCTCACACTTGGCGATATGATAAAAGTTCCAGGTGTAAAAGGCAGCCTCTCTACTGCGCGCGCTAAAGGTGCTGATGTGCGCTTTTTGTATTCGCCCATGCAAGTGCTTGATATTGCTAAAGACAATCCGCATAAGCGTGTGGTGTATTTTGCCATTGGTTTTGAGACGACTACGCCTATGAGTGCAGCGCTCATAGAGCGCGTGATAGAATCTAGGCTTACAAATGTGTTTTTTCATATTAATCATGTGCTTGTGCCTCCACCAGTGCGTGCGATACTAGATTCTAAACAATGCCGCGTGAATGCCCTCATCGCGCCTTCTCATGTGAGCGTGATTACAGGCGCAAAGATATATAAAGATATTGCTTTGCAATATAAGATTCCTATCGTGGTGAGCGGCTTTGAGCCGGTGGATATTATGGAAAGTCTTTATATGATTGTGCAGCAAGGTGTCAATAAAGAAGCCAACCTTGATATACAATATAAGCGCGTGGTGAGTATGGAGGGGAATTTAAAGGCACAAAGTATGGTAGAGCGGTATTTTGAGAAGAGAAAAAGCTTTGAGTGGCGTGGGTTAGGAGAAATTACAGAATCTGCGCTGCGATTAAAGCCAGCATACACGCATTTAGACGCAGAAGTAGTGTTTAGCTCAATTTTAAGCACAGATTCTATCCCCGATAATAAAGCCTGCCGCTGCGGGGATATTTTGCGCGGTGTGGCAAAGCCTCTTGATTGCAAAGTATTTGGTAAATCTTGCACGCCTAGCAATCCATTAGGGAGCTGTATGGTGAGCAGCGAGGGTGCTTGCGCGGCATATTACAAATATGGCGATGTTAGCAATCTATGA